From the genome of Mycetocola spongiae, one region includes:
- a CDS encoding mycoredoxin, with the protein MDYVPAEGSITMFSTTWCGYCQRLKTQLGKAGIGYTEINIEETPGTAELVASLNGGNQTVPTLIFPDGSSATNPSLIEVKNRLGL; encoded by the coding sequence ATGGACTACGTACCCGCAGAAGGCAGCATCACCATGTTCTCCACCACGTGGTGTGGCTATTGCCAGCGACTCAAGACCCAGCTTGGCAAGGCCGGTATCGGCTATACCGAGATTAATATCGAGGAGACCCCGGGCACCGCGGAACTCGTTGCGAGCCTCAACGGCGGCAACCAGACCGTTCCCACGCTCATCTTCCCCGATGGCAGCTCCGCCACCAATCCCTCCCTGATCGAGGTCAAGAACCGCCTCGGACTCTAG
- a CDS encoding reverse transcriptase family protein, which translates to MISSALAHGFLAASTEADWARAPLIAAGSAVLGARRRWLPALVDDVLRAFPRPPLRGLRELREWIASAPGPIAAVEAAAERGRPLRLARHPVYHEPGAAPGGMPANPAELAALCSIAPGQLEWFADTRLWNRRLSGDQHRLEHYRYRWLERPGRVPRLLEIPGERLRAVQRSVLDCVLAELPVHPAAHGFVPGRDARSGAAAHTGRDVVIGLDLRTFFARVGYPQILRVLRAAGHTEAVATLIAGLSTHAVPPRILREMPPGGSPEERFALRRALAARHLPQGAPTSPALANLVSAGLDRRLAGWAQKFGATYTRYADDLTFSGDRALRSRATRFIRGVDLIIAEEGHALNPRKTRVQPAAISQRVTGIVVNRHPNLPRREYDLLRAILHNCALHGPASQNRAGHPDFRAHLRGRIGWAAALNPDREAALTAAFNRIDWDR; encoded by the coding sequence ATGATTTCCTCCGCGCTCGCCCACGGCTTTTTGGCCGCGAGCACCGAGGCCGATTGGGCGCGCGCCCCGCTGATCGCGGCGGGTTCGGCCGTGCTCGGGGCGCGCCGGCGCTGGTTGCCCGCGCTTGTGGACGATGTCCTGCGGGCCTTTCCCCGGCCGCCGCTGCGCGGGCTGCGGGAGCTGCGCGAATGGATAGCCTCCGCGCCGGGCCCGATCGCGGCCGTCGAGGCCGCCGCGGAGCGCGGCCGGCCGCTGCGCCTCGCGCGGCATCCGGTCTATCACGAGCCCGGCGCCGCCCCCGGGGGCATGCCCGCGAATCCCGCGGAGCTCGCCGCGCTATGCTCGATCGCCCCCGGACAGCTGGAGTGGTTCGCCGATACGCGGCTCTGGAATCGGCGGCTTTCCGGCGACCAGCATAGGCTCGAGCACTATCGCTATCGATGGCTCGAACGCCCGGGGCGCGTACCGCGGCTGCTGGAAATTCCGGGCGAACGCCTGCGGGCGGTGCAGCGTTCCGTGCTGGATTGCGTGCTGGCCGAGCTGCCCGTGCATCCCGCGGCCCACGGTTTTGTTCCGGGACGCGATGCGCGCTCGGGAGCCGCCGCGCATACCGGGCGCGACGTGGTGATCGGACTGGACCTAAGAACATTTTTTGCGCGCGTGGGCTATCCGCAGATTCTCCGGGTGCTGCGCGCGGCGGGCCATACCGAGGCGGTTGCCACGCTGATCGCGGGGCTGTCCACCCATGCCGTGCCGCCGCGCATCCTGCGGGAGATGCCGCCGGGCGGCAGCCCCGAGGAACGCTTTGCGCTCCGCCGGGCCCTCGCGGCGCGCCACCTGCCTCAGGGCGCCCCCACCTCCCCGGCCCTGGCCAATCTGGTCAGTGCCGGGCTGGATCGCCGCCTCGCCGGCTGGGCGCAAAAATTTGGTGCTACCTATACCCGCTATGCCGATGATCTCACCTTCAGCGGCGACCGCGCCCTGCGCTCGCGCGCGACCCGCTTTATCCGCGGCGTGGACCTGATCATCGCGGAGGAGGGGCACGCCCTGAACCCGCGCAAGACCCGGGTTCAGCCCGCCGCCATCAGCCAGCGCGTGACCGGAATCGTGGTAAATCGGCACCCCAATTTGCCGCGCCGCGAATACGATCTCCTGCGCGCGATCCTGCATAATTGCGCGCTGCACGGCCCCGCGTCTCAAAACCGCGCGGGCCACCCGGATTTCCGGGCTCACCTGCGCGGGCGCATCGGCTGGGCCGCCGCGCTCAACCCCGACCGGGAGGCGGCGCTCACCGCCGCCTTTAACCGGATCGACTGGGACCGCTAA
- a CDS encoding DUF6804 family protein, which translates to MAKNTPARGSQVPDFTRPALAPGLLSAVILMATVALLDNDLYFIVRFIVSILVAIMAVFAVKAEKPLWLIGLVPVVLFYNPIFPLPTWPFTIDPGILFIITMTVPLFLAAAGVFIKVRDETDRRSGGSRR; encoded by the coding sequence ATGGCCAAAAACACCCCCGCCCGCGGATCCCAGGTGCCGGACTTCACCCGTCCGGCCCTGGCCCCCGGGCTGCTGTCGGCCGTGATTCTGATGGCCACCGTGGCGCTGCTGGATAACGATCTTTACTTCATCGTGCGGTTTATCGTGAGCATCCTCGTGGCGATCATGGCCGTCTTCGCGGTGAAGGCCGAGAAGCCGCTCTGGCTGATCGGCCTGGTGCCCGTGGTGCTGTTCTATAACCCGATCTTCCCGCTGCCCACGTGGCCGTTTACGATCGACCCGGGCATCCTGTTTATTATCACGATGACCGTGCCGCTGTTTTTGGCGGCCGCGGGGGTATTTATTAAGGTGCGCGATGAGACCGATCGGCGCAGCGGCGGGTCCCGCCGCTAA
- a CDS encoding DEAD/DEAH box helicase, with protein MPNTGQRRSSGRSSNRNASSRGSSNRKSAPRNAASRHDEEAPIIPILARKVREVEAKAQKGKVGPTNRTKFQVIAFLVREERARVKGSTELSESSKAELLKRLDGVATILAKTAARDTSLITLLEADSATNPVAQKMRRDWLLESGAELSPEELIITTQAPAPEQIIPAELSQKQVLPVSVKARLRSNPFLAPDTTPVSAEPASRGRLDSWELMGPLYKSFEMGSGGSSACMPLPEAPKIDRLAPPGREIMRHQARFVEAVNRGHRSFLLADEPGLGKTAQSLLAASVAGAYPLLVVVPNVVKMNWAREVERWTPGRRATVIHGDGRDIDAFADVFIVNYEVLDRHLAWLSTLGFRGMVVDEAHFIKNLHSQRSQHVLSLAQRIRRTAPGGKPLLMALTGTPLINDVEDFNAIWQFLGWTTGDKPGPELMRKLEENGLTPAEPAFYPEAREAVIEMGIVRRKKIDVAKDLPSKMVADIPVELDDDLGRSIRDAERELGQRLLAKYNRIIAARPDRESRPVGPDLDIMRLVAQGELDESKAAGGGENVFTMVRRIGQAKAVLAADYTAQLAHSVGKVVFFAKHIDVMDTAEQVLAGRGLRTVSIRGDQSTPARQEAIDAFNNDPGVSVAVCSLTAAGVGLNLQASSNVVLAELSWTAAEQTQAIDRVHRIGQAEPVTAWRIIAAHTIDSKIAELIDSKQGLAARALDGSDQAVESSDSVQLNALISLLRDAIEE; from the coding sequence ATGCCGAACACCGGTCAACGCCGTTCATCGGGCCGATCGTCGAATCGCAACGCGTCATCGCGGGGTTCGTCGAACCGTAAATCGGCCCCGCGTAACGCCGCGTCTCGTCACGACGAGGAAGCCCCCATCATCCCGATCCTCGCCCGCAAGGTGCGCGAGGTCGAGGCCAAGGCCCAAAAGGGCAAGGTGGGGCCGACCAACCGCACCAAGTTCCAGGTCATTGCGTTCCTCGTGCGCGAGGAGCGGGCCCGGGTAAAGGGCTCCACCGAGCTGAGCGAGTCGAGCAAGGCCGAGCTGCTGAAGCGCCTCGACGGTGTGGCCACGATCCTCGCCAAGACCGCCGCGCGCGATACCTCTCTGATCACGCTGCTGGAGGCCGATTCGGCCACCAACCCCGTGGCCCAGAAGATGCGCCGCGATTGGCTGCTGGAATCCGGTGCCGAGCTCAGCCCCGAGGAACTGATCATCACGACCCAGGCGCCCGCGCCCGAGCAGATCATCCCCGCCGAGCTCTCGCAGAAGCAGGTCCTCCCGGTCTCGGTGAAGGCCCGGCTGCGTTCCAATCCGTTCCTCGCCCCCGATACCACCCCGGTTTCCGCCGAGCCCGCCTCGCGCGGCCGCCTGGACAGCTGGGAGCTGATGGGGCCGCTGTATAAGTCCTTTGAGATGGGCTCGGGCGGTTCATCCGCGTGCATGCCCCTGCCGGAGGCACCGAAGATCGACCGCCTGGCACCCCCCGGCCGCGAGATCATGCGCCACCAGGCGCGTTTTGTGGAGGCCGTGAACCGCGGCCACCGCAGCTTCCTGCTGGCCGATGAGCCCGGACTGGGAAAGACCGCACAATCGCTGCTGGCCGCCTCGGTCGCGGGGGCGTATCCGCTGCTGGTGGTGGTGCCCAATGTGGTCAAGATGAACTGGGCCCGCGAGGTTGAGCGCTGGACGCCCGGCCGCCGCGCCACCGTGATCCACGGCGATGGCCGCGATATCGACGCCTTCGCCGATGTGTTTATCGTGAATTATGAGGTCCTGGATCGCCACCTCGCCTGGCTGAGCACGCTGGGCTTCCGCGGCATGGTGGTGGACGAGGCCCACTTTATTAAGAACCTGCACTCGCAGCGTTCGCAGCATGTGCTCTCGCTCGCCCAGCGCATCCGGCGCACAGCGCCCGGTGGCAAGCCGCTGCTGATGGCGCTCACGGGGACGCCGCTGATCAACGACGTGGAGGACTTTAACGCCATCTGGCAGTTCCTCGGCTGGACCACGGGTGATAAGCCCGGGCCCGAGCTGATGCGCAAGCTGGAGGAAAACGGCCTCACGCCCGCCGAGCCCGCGTTTTATCCCGAGGCCCGCGAGGCCGTGATCGAGATGGGTATCGTCCGCCGCAAGAAGATCGACGTGGCCAAGGACCTGCCCAGCAAGATGGTTGCCGATATCCCCGTGGAGCTGGACGATGACCTCGGCCGCTCGATCCGCGATGCCGAGCGCGAGCTGGGCCAGCGCCTGCTCGCCAAATATAACCGCATCATCGCGGCCCGCCCCGACCGCGAGAGCCGACCCGTGGGTCCCGATCTGGACATCATGCGCCTCGTGGCCCAGGGTGAGCTGGACGAGTCCAAGGCCGCCGGCGGCGGCGAGAACGTCTTTACGATGGTGCGCCGCATCGGTCAGGCCAAGGCCGTGCTGGCCGCCGACTATACCGCGCAGCTTGCCCACTCGGTGGGCAAGGTGGTGTTCTTCGCGAAGCATATCGACGTGATGGATACCGCCGAGCAGGTGCTTGCGGGCCGCGGCCTGCGCACCGTCTCGATCCGCGGAGACCAGTCCACCCCGGCGCGCCAGGAGGCCATCGACGCCTTTAACAACGATCCGGGCGTCTCGGTCGCGGTCTGTTCACTCACCGCCGCGGGCGTGGGCCTGAACCTTCAGGCCTCCTCCAACGTGGTGCTTGCGGAACTGAGCTGGACCGCCGCCGAGCAGACCCAGGCCATCGACCGCGTGCACCGCATCGGTCAGGCCGAGCCGGTCACCGCGTGGCGCATCATCGCCGCCCATACGATCGACTCCAAGATCGCCGAGCTGATCGATTCCAAGCAGGGCCTCGCGGCGCGCGCGCTGGACGGCAGCGATCAGGCCGTGGAGTCCAGCGATTCGGTGCAGCTGAATGCGCTGATCTCGCTGCTGCGCGACGCAATCGAGGAGTAG
- a CDS encoding M20/M25/M40 family metallo-hydrolase, producing MSTPIPRVPAPEAAVERFRSLLRLPTVSRDDESLIEWEHFDAFITLIAELYPEVHRTLSLEKIDGYSLLFRWPGAVAENPTVLMGHYDVVSVNTGAEDIPWTHPPFAAEITGEGEERVLWGRGTLDDKGAVVAILEAVEAEILAGHTPERDLYLSFGHNEETFGSGAAHVVDVLASRGITPGLVLDEGGAVVAGPLPGMTRQVAVVGTTEKGIATIVLSVKQEGGHASTPPRVPATARLAAAITAVNSHPFPGRMAAPAVELLRTLGPHSAAPLPFIARHIDRLKPVITRILPRLGAETAALVRTTTVVTQLSGASAANALPERATATLNVRIAVGSSVAGTVRYLRRVIGDPRVDIEVREASEPSPVSPSSGPAWERITAALGVAVPDALVTPYVMLAASDARHFARISKYVYRATPFRMTLEERAGLHAVNERIRVHTWLEGIAFYRSLVHSS from the coding sequence ATGAGCACCCCGATCCCCCGCGTCCCCGCCCCCGAGGCGGCGGTCGAACGCTTCCGCAGCCTGCTGCGCCTGCCCACCGTGTCCCGCGATGATGAATCGCTGATCGAGTGGGAACACTTTGATGCGTTTATCACCCTCATCGCCGAGCTTTATCCCGAGGTGCACCGCACGCTGAGCCTGGAAAAAATCGACGGCTATTCGCTGCTCTTTCGCTGGCCCGGCGCCGTGGCCGAGAATCCCACCGTGCTGATGGGCCACTATGACGTGGTTTCGGTAAATACCGGCGCGGAGGATATCCCGTGGACCCATCCGCCGTTTGCCGCCGAGATCACCGGCGAGGGTGAGGAGCGAGTGCTGTGGGGCCGCGGCACCCTCGACGATAAGGGTGCCGTGGTGGCGATCCTGGAGGCCGTGGAGGCCGAGATCCTCGCGGGCCATACGCCCGAACGTGATCTTTATCTGAGCTTTGGCCATAACGAGGAGACGTTTGGTTCGGGGGCGGCCCACGTGGTGGATGTCCTCGCCTCCCGCGGCATCACCCCGGGGCTGGTCCTGGATGAGGGCGGCGCGGTGGTGGCCGGGCCGCTGCCGGGCATGACCCGCCAGGTCGCCGTGGTGGGCACCACCGAGAAGGGCATCGCCACCATTGTGCTGAGCGTGAAGCAGGAGGGCGGACACGCCTCGACCCCGCCGCGGGTGCCCGCCACCGCGCGCCTGGCCGCGGCGATCACCGCCGTGAATAGCCATCCTTTCCCGGGCCGCATGGCCGCCCCCGCGGTGGAGCTGCTGCGCACGCTGGGCCCGCACTCCGCCGCGCCGCTGCCGTTTATCGCTCGGCATATCGACCGGCTGAAGCCCGTGATCACCCGGATCCTGCCGCGCCTCGGCGCCGAGACCGCCGCGCTGGTGCGCACCACCACCGTGGTGACACAGCTCTCGGGGGCCTCCGCGGCCAACGCACTGCCCGAGCGGGCCACCGCGACGCTGAACGTGCGCATTGCCGTGGGCTCCTCCGTGGCCGGTACCGTCCGCTATCTGCGCCGGGTAATCGGCGATCCTCGTGTGGATATCGAGGTGCGCGAGGCCTCCGAACCCTCGCCCGTGTCCCCGAGCAGCGGGCCGGCCTGGGAGCGGATCACCGCCGCACTGGGGGTGGCCGTACCCGATGCCCTGGTGACCCCGTATGTGATGCTCGCGGCGAGCGACGCGCGCCACTTCGCGCGCATTTCGAAGTATGTTTATCGCGCCACACCATTCCGGATGACACTCGAGGAGCGCGCGGGCCTGCACGCCGTAAACGAGCGGATTCGGGTACACACCTGGCTCGAGGGCATCGCGTTTTATCGGTCGCTGGTACACAGCTCCTAG
- a CDS encoding alpha/beta fold hydrolase — translation MNTYDLAPARVDSVTLTNGRALGYAEFGSPEGTPVLFIAGAATGRLMHFGGELLRDRDIRLITFDRPGLGSSAPVAEKTLRGVAEDVRELLAALGLGTVAAVANSQGAPFGLALAAAGVVSSLTLVSPADELAHPALAPLLPAPLADLVADVAEDPAGSLARFSSFTGEDIWALTLGSVDPSDEEVYADPAFRALYRRALDEALSPGSAGYASDTLLAFSRWNLPLESITVPVSIWFGDRDTVHSPDLGLSLAGRIPTATRHIVDGVGGSLLWAEPGLFLGFLD, via the coding sequence GTGAATACTTACGACTTAGCCCCGGCCCGCGTCGATTCCGTGACACTCACGAACGGCCGGGCCCTGGGATACGCCGAGTTTGGTTCCCCCGAGGGAACCCCCGTCCTCTTTATTGCCGGGGCCGCGACCGGCCGCCTGATGCACTTCGGCGGTGAGCTGCTCCGGGATCGGGATATTCGCCTCATCACCTTTGACCGACCGGGCCTCGGCTCCTCCGCTCCCGTGGCCGAAAAAACCCTGCGCGGGGTGGCCGAGGACGTGCGCGAGCTGCTCGCCGCGCTGGGCCTGGGCACCGTGGCGGCCGTGGCCAATTCCCAGGGTGCGCCGTTTGGCCTGGCCCTCGCCGCCGCCGGGGTGGTGTCCTCGCTCACGCTGGTATCGCCCGCCGATGAGCTGGCCCATCCCGCGCTCGCGCCGCTGCTGCCCGCACCCCTGGCCGACCTGGTCGCGGATGTGGCGGAGGATCCCGCGGGCTCGCTCGCGCGCTTCTCCTCGTTTACGGGAGAGGATATCTGGGCGCTCACGCTGGGCAGCGTGGACCCCTCCGATGAGGAGGTTTATGCCGACCCCGCGTTCCGGGCGCTCTATCGGCGCGCGCTGGACGAGGCCCTGAGCCCGGGCAGCGCGGGTTATGCCTCCGATACGCTGCTCGCATTCTCGCGCTGGAACCTGCCGCTGGAATCGATCACGGTGCCCGTGAGCATCTGGTTTGGCGACCGCGATACGGTGCACTCCCCCGATCTGGGCCTCTCGCTCGCGGGCCGCATCCCCACCGCCACCCGGCATATCGTGGACGGCGTGGGAGGCTCGCTGCTCTGGGCCGAGCCCGGGCTTTTCCTCGGCTTCCTCGACTAA
- a CDS encoding sensor histidine kinase, whose protein sequence is MDTVQPIKRRGLGDPWIAVLFLLAGIAFRPAEAAPWPYFALLLLACAAAGLRSSRPALALGMGLPAAAAAMIGGPNLVLITLGMDLVYSAILYGGARLRLVTLILSGAGALGSGVLVLLLTRDPLGAGQTLLQVGALLLLPLSWGWMMHTRDLRIIAEREHGREALRLAELERAAREAEHRAETARDLHDLVANQVAIITLHSEAAALRLAAGHPVSERTLSEISTAGTLALGRLGEMIALLGEATPAAPGVEWIDDPRLAVPAPVRAAWEALLGQLSPDQRTQAGRLLGEATANALRHGHSPRVSIHGATVRLENRIPDSNTISGDGRGLKNMRERAARLGGELSVGPGTTDGTWLCALTLPRRREG, encoded by the coding sequence ATGGACACGGTGCAACCGATAAAACGACGGGGCCTCGGCGATCCCTGGATAGCCGTGCTGTTTTTACTCGCGGGCATCGCCTTCCGGCCCGCTGAGGCCGCTCCCTGGCCCTATTTTGCGCTGCTGCTCCTGGCCTGCGCCGCGGCGGGGCTGCGCTCCTCGCGCCCCGCGCTGGCGCTCGGGATGGGGCTCCCCGCCGCGGCCGCCGCAATGATCGGCGGCCCCAATCTGGTGCTGATCACCCTCGGCATGGATCTGGTCTATTCCGCGATCCTCTACGGCGGCGCGCGGCTGCGCCTGGTCACGCTTATTCTGAGCGGTGCCGGGGCGCTGGGCTCCGGGGTGCTGGTCCTGCTGCTCACCCGCGATCCCCTCGGCGCCGGGCAGACCCTGCTGCAGGTCGGCGCGCTCCTGCTGCTGCCGCTGAGCTGGGGATGGATGATGCATACCCGGGACCTGCGGATCATCGCCGAGCGCGAGCACGGCCGCGAGGCGCTGCGCCTGGCCGAGCTGGAACGCGCGGCGCGCGAGGCCGAGCATCGCGCCGAGACCGCGCGCGATCTACACGATCTGGTGGCCAATCAGGTCGCAATCATCACCCTGCATAGCGAGGCCGCCGCGCTGCGCCTGGCCGCCGGCCATCCGGTGAGCGAGCGCACCCTGAGCGAGATTTCCACGGCGGGAACCCTCGCCCTCGGGCGGCTGGGCGAGATGATCGCGCTGCTCGGTGAGGCCACACCCGCTGCCCCGGGCGTCGAGTGGATCGATGACCCCCGGCTTGCCGTTCCCGCGCCCGTGCGTGCCGCCTGGGAGGCGCTCCTCGGGCAGCTCTCCCCCGATCAGCGCACGCAGGCCGGGCGCCTCCTGGGCGAGGCCACCGCAAATGCGCTGCGGCACGGCCACTCCCCGCGCGTGAGCATCCACGGCGCCACGGTGCGGCTGGAAAATCGAATCCCGGATTCCAATACCATCTCGGGCGACGGGCGCGGCCTGAAGAATATGCGCGAGCGCGCCGCGCGGCTGGGCGGCGAGCTCTCTGTGGGGCCCGGCACAACGGACGGGACGTGGCTCTGCGCGCTGACCCTTCCGCGGCGAAGGGAGGGCTGA